A genomic segment from Nodularia sphaerocarpa UHCC 0038 encodes:
- the pdxH gene encoding pyridoxamine 5'-phosphate oxidase, giving the protein MEKTLADLRKDYTLEGLSETEIHPNPFIQFKKWFEQALAAQLPEPNAMTLATATPDGQPSARMVLLKDFDERGFVLFTNYNSHKGQELAANPQAALVFWWAELERQVRIVGTVEKISSEQSDSYFEMRPPNSRLGAWASNQSEVIVGREVLERQLQEFQDKYENQEVPRPPHWGGYRIIPREIEFWQGRSSRLHDRLLYTHLDHNNWKIERLSP; this is encoded by the coding sequence ATGGAAAAGACCTTAGCTGACCTTCGCAAAGATTACACCTTGGAAGGTTTGAGCGAAACCGAGATTCACCCTAATCCCTTTATTCAATTTAAAAAATGGTTTGAACAAGCACTAGCAGCCCAACTTCCTGAACCTAATGCAATGACTCTGGCTACTGCTACACCAGATGGTCAGCCTTCAGCAAGAATGGTGCTACTGAAAGATTTTGATGAACGGGGCTTTGTTTTGTTCACCAACTACAATAGTCATAAAGGACAAGAACTAGCAGCAAATCCTCAAGCAGCGTTAGTTTTTTGGTGGGCGGAATTAGAACGCCAAGTCAGAATTGTGGGAACAGTTGAGAAAATTTCCTCAGAACAGTCTGATAGCTATTTTGAGATGCGACCGCCCAATAGTCGCTTGGGTGCATGGGCTTCTAATCAAAGTGAGGTAATTGTTGGGAGGGAAGTTTTAGAACGACAATTGCAGGAATTTCAGGACAAATACGAAAATCAGGAGGTTCCTCGTCCTCCTCATTGGGGAGGATATCGAATCATACCCAGAGAAATTGAGTTTTGGCAAGGTCGCTCCAGTCGTCTGCACGATCGCTTGTTATATACTCATTTGGATCATAACAATTGGAAAATTGAGCGCTTGTCACCTTGA
- a CDS encoding DUF3146 family protein gives MSAKRLPETTAHVRIIRQSWQLGFLEGEVSAGSFEWHFQWHFRRGELSVKPSQGRALIKEPLGRFLEQQDYQLEPGGDYAFTIRAEL, from the coding sequence GTGAGTGCCAAACGTCTTCCAGAAACTACCGCCCATGTCAGAATTATCCGTCAATCGTGGCAACTCGGCTTTCTTGAGGGTGAAGTAAGTGCGGGTAGCTTCGAGTGGCATTTCCAATGGCATTTTCGCAGAGGAGAACTGTCTGTGAAGCCTTCCCAAGGTCGCGCCCTGATCAAAGAACCCCTCGGTCGCTTCTTGGAACAACAAGATTATCAGCTAGAGCCTGGAGGAGATTATGCTTTTACTATTAGGGCTGAACTTTAG
- a CDS encoding pre-16S rRNA-processing nuclease YqgF: MTFSEFSPTQPVILGFDPGKDKCGLAVMGLDRQLYYHQVVTAQKAIATIETLRQQFPVSLLVMGNQTTSKQWKQQLSEVLVEQLNIILVDERYSTLEARDRYWQMYPPKGLTKLLPQGMRQPPRPIDDIVALLLIERYLNRLTSNN; encoded by the coding sequence ATGACTTTTAGTGAATTTTCACCAACACAACCAGTGATCTTGGGCTTCGATCCCGGTAAAGATAAATGTGGTCTAGCAGTCATGGGACTAGATAGACAATTGTACTATCACCAAGTTGTTACCGCACAAAAGGCGATCGCCACCATTGAGACACTGCGTCAACAATTTCCCGTTTCCTTGTTGGTAATGGGTAATCAAACCACCTCTAAACAGTGGAAACAGCAACTAAGTGAGGTCTTAGTAGAGCAGCTAAATATCATTTTAGTAGATGAGCGCTACAGCACCTTAGAAGCACGCGATCGCTACTGGCAGATGTACCCACCCAAAGGGCTAACAAAACTCTTACCACAGGGCATGAGACAGCCACCACGCCCCATAGATGACATAGTTGCTCTCCTCTTAATTGAAAGGTACTTAAATCGCCTAACTAGCAATAACTAA
- a CDS encoding DUF3084 domain-containing protein yields the protein MTTGYILIAAILILGGVIATVGDRIGTRVGKARLSLFNLRPKKTAVLVTIFTGGLISASTLGILFAADEGLRQGVFELEDIQKDLRDKREQLKIAETAKSQVETELNKARGEKTQAQQDLQVINKSLQAANAKQLATETQLQRTQKQLGAIVNQYQQALTELQSVYDQRETLQGAIEELRAERERLYAEAKTAIDAAKTAINQRDRQIAQLDALIKKRNQEIASREQVIATRESRLKELERQQNDLEQEVARLEQYYQSYRDLRLGKLALVRNQVLAANVVRVNQASAARQAVIKLLQAANENANIQLTEPGENPTNKKLLRVTSERVEQLSQQISDGREYVVRIFSAGNYVRGENQIEFFADAARNQLVFSQGEVLATTTADPTTMTSYQLSQRLDLVISASEFRARNAGIVEGVLREGTHLRFFLQLRQYDQPLEIKAIAREDSYTAGPVRIKLLAIFNGVVVFST from the coding sequence ATGACCACCGGGTACATCCTTATAGCAGCAATTTTAATTTTGGGAGGCGTAATTGCCACCGTGGGCGATCGCATTGGCACACGAGTTGGCAAAGCACGCCTCTCACTGTTTAACCTTCGCCCTAAAAAAACGGCTGTACTGGTAACTATATTTACTGGCGGATTGATTTCGGCATCAACATTAGGAATCTTATTTGCTGCTGATGAAGGATTGCGCCAAGGGGTATTTGAGCTAGAAGATATTCAAAAAGACCTCAGAGACAAGCGCGAACAACTCAAAATTGCCGAAACTGCGAAAAGTCAGGTAGAAACTGAGTTAAACAAAGCTAGAGGTGAAAAAACCCAGGCACAGCAAGATTTACAGGTAATTAATAAGTCTTTGCAAGCAGCGAACGCTAAACAACTTGCAACAGAAACTCAACTTCAACGCACCCAAAAGCAATTAGGTGCAATAGTCAATCAGTATCAACAAGCCTTAACTGAACTGCAAAGCGTTTATGACCAGAGAGAGACATTGCAGGGGGCTATTGAAGAACTGAGGGCAGAACGGGAACGACTTTATGCAGAAGCGAAAACAGCCATCGACGCAGCGAAAACAGCTATTAACCAGCGCGATCGCCAAATTGCCCAATTGGATGCATTGATCAAAAAACGCAATCAGGAAATTGCTTCGCGAGAGCAAGTGATCGCCACCAGGGAATCCCGCCTGAAAGAATTGGAACGACAACAGAATGATTTAGAACAAGAAGTCGCAAGGCTGGAGCAATATTATCAGTCATACCGTGACCTGCGTCTAGGTAAGCTGGCGCTGGTTCGCAATCAAGTTCTGGCGGCGAACGTGGTTCGCGTTAATCAAGCCAGTGCAGCTCGTCAAGCAGTCATAAAACTTTTGCAAGCAGCTAACGAAAATGCCAACATTCAACTAACTGAACCTGGGGAAAATCCTACAAATAAAAAGCTGCTGCGTGTCACCTCCGAAAGAGTAGAGCAACTCAGCCAGCAGATTAGCGATGGTCGAGAATATGTTGTGCGAATCTTCTCTGCTGGTAATTACGTTAGGGGAGAAAACCAGATCGAATTTTTTGCGGATGCAGCCCGAAATCAACTGGTTTTTTCCCAAGGCGAGGTATTAGCTACAACTACTGCTGATCCCACAACTATGACATCCTATCAGCTATCACAAAGACTCGATTTGGTGATTTCTGCTTCAGAATTTCGGGCGCGCAATGCCGGAATTGTCGAGGGTGTGTTAAGAGAAGGAACTCATTTACGCTTTTTCTTACAACTAAGACAGTATGATCAACCCTTAGAGATCAAAGCGATCGCCAGGGAGGATAGTTATACAGCAGGCCCTGTAAGAATCAAGCTATTAGCAATTTTCAACGGGGTAGTTGTTTTTAGCACTTAA
- the ntcA gene encoding global nitrogen regulator NtcA, translated as MIVTQDKALANVFRQMATGAFPPVVETFERNKTIFFPGDPAERVYFLLKGAVKLSRVYEAGEEITVALLRENSVFGVLSLLTGNKSDRFYHAVAFTAVELLSAPIEQVEQAFKENPELSMLMLRGLSSRIIQTEMMIETLAHRDMGSRLVSFLLILCRDFGVPCADGITIDLKLSHQAIAEAIGSTRVTVTRLLGDLREKEMISIHKKKITVHKPVTLSRQFT; from the coding sequence ATGATTGTGACACAAGATAAAGCCCTAGCAAATGTATTTCGTCAGATGGCGACCGGAGCATTTCCTCCAGTTGTAGAAACGTTTGAACGCAATAAAACAATATTTTTTCCCGGCGATCCTGCTGAACGAGTTTATTTTCTTTTGAAGGGTGCTGTGAAACTTTCCAGGGTATATGAGGCAGGAGAGGAAATAACGGTAGCACTGCTGCGGGAAAATAGTGTTTTTGGTGTGTTGTCATTACTGACGGGAAATAAGTCAGATAGATTTTACCATGCGGTGGCATTTACGGCTGTAGAATTACTGTCAGCGCCAATTGAACAGGTGGAGCAAGCGTTTAAGGAAAATCCAGAATTATCGATGTTGATGCTGCGAGGCCTATCTTCGCGGATTATTCAGACAGAGATGATGATTGAAACTTTGGCTCACCGTGATATGGGTTCGAGATTGGTAAGTTTTCTGTTAATTCTTTGTCGTGATTTTGGGGTTCCTTGTGCCGATGGGATTACGATTGATCTGAAGCTATCTCATCAGGCGATCGCTGAAGCAATTGGTTCTACTCGTGTCACTGTGACTCGCTTACTAGGGGACTTGCGTGAAAAAGAGATGATTTCTATCCACAAAAAGAAGATTACTGTGCATAAACCTGTTACGTTAAGTAGGCAGTTCACTTAA
- the fabI gene encoding enoyl-ACP reductase FabI, with the protein MLNLTGKNALVTGIANNRSIAWGIAQQLHKAGANLGITYLPDERGKMEKKVAELVAPLNPSLFVPCNVQDDAQIESTFAAVRDQWGKLDILIHCLAFANRDDLTGGFSQTSRSGFNTALEISTYSLVQLSGAAKSLMTEGGSIITLTYLGGVRAIPNYNVMGVAKAGLEASVRYLAAELGPQNIRVNAISAGPIRTLASSAVGGILDMIHHVEEVAPLRRTVTQQEVGNTAAFLSSDLASGITGQVLYVDAGYEIMGM; encoded by the coding sequence ATGCTGAATCTGACTGGAAAAAACGCCTTAGTTACAGGGATTGCCAACAACCGCTCCATAGCCTGGGGGATTGCTCAACAACTGCACAAAGCCGGAGCTAACTTGGGTATTACCTACTTGCCAGATGAGCGCGGCAAAATGGAGAAAAAAGTCGCCGAATTGGTAGCACCTCTCAACCCCAGCTTATTCGTTCCCTGTAATGTCCAAGACGACGCACAGATTGAATCTACCTTTGCAGCCGTCCGGGATCAGTGGGGAAAATTGGACATCCTCATTCACTGTCTAGCCTTCGCTAACAGAGACGATTTAACTGGCGGTTTTAGCCAAACCTCACGTTCTGGTTTCAACACCGCTTTAGAAATCAGCACCTATTCCCTAGTGCAGTTAAGTGGTGCAGCCAAATCTCTGATGACAGAAGGAGGTAGCATCATTACCCTGACATATTTGGGCGGCGTGAGGGCAATTCCTAACTACAACGTTATGGGAGTGGCTAAAGCCGGATTGGAAGCCAGTGTACGTTATTTGGCTGCTGAACTCGGACCGCAAAACATTCGGGTAAACGCTATTTCCGCCGGGCCGATACGCACATTAGCTTCTTCGGCAGTAGGCGGAATTTTAGATATGATTCACCATGTAGAAGAAGTAGCTCCCCTGCGACGTACTGTGACGCAGCAAGAAGTAGGCAATACTGCGGCTTTCTTGTCTAGCGATTTAGCCAGTGGCATTACAGGACAAGTTTTGTACGTAGATGCAGGGTATGAAATAATGGGAATGTAG
- the hisB gene encoding imidazoleglycerol-phosphate dehydratase HisB produces the protein MQTSDRLNSTDTARIASVHRTTGETDIKVTVNLDGTGICTAATGIPFLDHMLHQISSHGLIDLNVQAQGDWEIDDHHTNEDVGITLGQAFSQALGNRKGIVRFGNFLAPLDEALVQVALDFSGRPHLSYGLEIPTQRVGTYDTQLVREFFVALVNHSQMTLHIRQLDGINSHHIIEATFKAFARATRMAVEIDLRRAGTIPSSKGIL, from the coding sequence ATGCAAACAAGCGATCGCCTAAATTCAACTGACACTGCTCGTATTGCTTCGGTTCATCGCACCACCGGCGAAACTGATATAAAAGTTACTGTCAACTTGGATGGTACAGGTATCTGCACAGCAGCCACCGGGATTCCGTTTTTGGATCATATGCTGCATCAAATTTCTTCCCACGGGCTGATTGATTTAAATGTCCAAGCCCAAGGGGACTGGGAAATTGATGACCACCACACGAATGAAGATGTGGGTATCACTTTGGGACAAGCTTTTAGTCAAGCTCTAGGTAACAGGAAAGGTATCGTTCGGTTTGGTAATTTTCTCGCTCCATTGGATGAAGCTTTAGTGCAAGTGGCGCTGGACTTTTCTGGTAGACCTCATCTGAGCTATGGTCTGGAAATTCCTACTCAGCGAGTGGGAACCTATGACACCCAGTTAGTACGAGAATTTTTTGTCGCATTGGTCAACCATAGCCAAATGACACTGCATATTCGTCAATTGGATGGCATTAACTCCCATCATATTATTGAGGCGACATTTAAAGCTTTTGCTAGGGCTACCCGCATGGCTGTGGAAATTGACCTTCGTCGTGCTGGTACAATTCCCAGTTCTAAGGGTATCCTATAG
- a CDS encoding ABC transporter ATP-binding protein: MKTGVDIPDHQLNTIDNPPVVLTADLRKVYRTGFWLNQKVVSLKSCSVSVYKGETFGLLGPNGAGKTTLLKLLLGIIRPSSGKGLLLSKPLGDRHTKQLIGYLPENPYLYDYLTGWEFLQLAAGLFHIPEKLQRERIPQLLELVGLSLADARKKPMRRYSKGMLQRVGMAQALINDPELIFLDEPMSGLDPVGRYQMREIILSLKAAGKTIFFNSHVLSEVEKICDRVAILSQGEVICSGSLEELLGSDQTYYIKGRGGESEVLKQWIPNLAFEGDGSWQGTVQEDYYDFLASLRLMGGQIISMQLSRHSLEEFFIQQLQPNQSVH; the protein is encoded by the coding sequence ATGAAGACTGGTGTAGACATCCCTGATCATCAACTGAATACTATTGATAACCCGCCAGTAGTCCTAACTGCTGATTTGCGAAAAGTTTATCGCACGGGTTTTTGGCTGAATCAAAAAGTTGTATCTCTCAAAAGCTGTTCGGTTTCTGTGTACAAAGGGGAAACCTTTGGGTTATTAGGACCAAATGGGGCTGGTAAAACGACTCTGTTAAAATTGCTGTTGGGAATTATCCGCCCCAGTTCGGGAAAGGGTTTATTATTGAGTAAGCCATTAGGCGATCGCCATACCAAGCAACTGATTGGCTATCTCCCAGAAAATCCCTATTTATATGACTATCTCACTGGCTGGGAATTTCTTCAGTTAGCGGCGGGGTTATTTCATATTCCCGAAAAGTTGCAACGTGAACGCATTCCCCAATTGCTGGAATTAGTCGGTTTATCTCTAGCCGATGCGCGTAAAAAGCCGATGCGTCGCTATTCTAAAGGAATGTTACAGCGTGTGGGGATGGCACAGGCACTAATTAATGATCCGGAATTAATATTTCTGGACGAACCCATGTCTGGTTTAGATCCTGTGGGACGCTACCAAATGCGGGAAATTATTCTATCGCTCAAAGCCGCAGGTAAAACGATTTTCTTTAATAGCCATGTTCTGAGTGAAGTGGAAAAAATTTGCGATCGCGTGGCTATCCTCTCTCAAGGTGAAGTCATTTGTTCTGGTTCTCTTGAGGAACTCTTAGGCAGTGATCAAACATATTATATCAAAGGTCGAGGTGGTGAATCCGAAGTTCTCAAACAGTGGATACCTAATCTAGCTTTTGAGGGTGATGGTTCTTGGCAAGGTACAGTACAAGAAGATTACTATGATTTTCTTGCTAGTCTCCGTTTGATGGGAGGGCAAATAATTTCTATGCAATTATCTCGTCATTCCCTCGAAGAATTTTTTATCCAACAGTTACAGCCAAATCAATCGGTTCATTAG
- a CDS encoding LuxR C-terminal-related transcriptional regulator, with the protein MPNSLYIVFRAIANVTNEQELRLALMDKIGEYFGVQHCGIYLMDEQPSSEINVQTIPAVCMENNPVGRYVVERHAPAHEQLILSPGDWKHFCSRQDHEHVMTGPIVCDGRLVGTLNLARNQGTEAFNADDIADLSALCIHLSAKLATLRAKEVKISNSLLVSPLTARELEIAELVAQGLTNAEIGGRLWITHNSVKQALKRMFRKLGVSARSEMVAKLHLISLN; encoded by the coding sequence ATGCCTAATTCTCTTTACATTGTATTTCGAGCGATCGCTAATGTCACCAACGAGCAGGAACTAAGACTGGCTCTCATGGATAAAATTGGTGAGTATTTTGGCGTACAACATTGCGGTATCTATCTGATGGATGAACAGCCAAGTTCGGAAATTAATGTTCAGACTATTCCCGCAGTCTGTATGGAGAATAACCCAGTCGGGCGCTATGTCGTGGAACGTCACGCTCCTGCCCATGAGCAATTAATATTATCACCAGGAGATTGGAAACATTTCTGTTCGCGTCAAGACCATGAACACGTGATGACTGGGCCGATTGTTTGTGATGGTCGTCTTGTGGGGACGTTAAATTTAGCCCGAAATCAAGGAACTGAAGCTTTTAATGCCGATGACATCGCTGATTTAAGCGCTTTGTGCATTCATTTATCAGCCAAACTAGCCACTCTCAGAGCAAAAGAAGTAAAAATATCCAATTCACTTTTAGTAAGCCCTTTAACCGCCCGTGAGTTAGAAATTGCTGAATTGGTAGCCCAGGGGTTAACAAATGCCGAAATTGGTGGCAGACTGTGGATAACGCACAATTCGGTCAAGCAAGCCTTAAAACGAATGTTTCGCAAGCTTGGCGTTTCAGCTCGGAGTGAAATGGTCGCAAAACTACATTTGATTTCTCTTAATTAG
- a CDS encoding DUF3386 domain-containing protein — MTITKLSAQELFRAAYENRYTWDKSFPGYTADITYKYDEQVFTGKVVIDGELKAEVLDVEDESAKKAIHGQAWEIAIHRVRRSFEDSHSANQFSYGNTDETGATEILVGGKAEGDKYKVRNNEVCHVHRLIHGTFVTIDTFSSHDTGAGYLSHTYDSVYHDPKTGEQKGGRSEFTDEYEKVGEYFILNRREIRTETAGKTSTQEFVFSNLKLL, encoded by the coding sequence ATGACAATTACAAAACTTTCTGCTCAGGAACTTTTCCGGGCTGCTTATGAAAATCGCTACACTTGGGACAAGTCTTTTCCCGGTTATACCGCAGATATTACCTATAAATATGACGAGCAAGTATTTACAGGTAAAGTAGTCATTGACGGTGAACTCAAGGCCGAAGTGTTGGACGTTGAAGATGAGTCAGCCAAAAAAGCCATCCACGGTCAAGCTTGGGAAATTGCTATTCACCGTGTCCGTCGCAGCTTTGAAGATAGCCACAGTGCTAATCAATTCAGCTATGGTAACACAGACGAAACTGGTGCAACTGAAATTTTAGTTGGTGGTAAAGCTGAAGGCGATAAATATAAAGTTCGCAATAATGAAGTTTGCCACGTTCACCGTTTAATTCACGGTACTTTTGTGACTATTGACACTTTCAGCAGTCATGATACTGGAGCAGGTTACTTGTCTCACACCTATGACTCTGTATACCATGACCCCAAAACAGGGGAACAAAAGGGTGGTAGAAGTGAGTTTACCGATGAATATGAAAAAGTTGGTGAATATTTCATTTTAAATCGTCGGGAGATTCGCACTGAAACTGCCGGAAAAACTTCTACTCAAGAGTTTGTTTTCTCTAACCTGAAACTGTTGTAA